One stretch of Riemerella columbina DNA includes these proteins:
- a CDS encoding thiolase family protein, with the protein MKTAYIIKGFRTAVGKAPKGSLRFTRPDVMAATVIEHLMKAVPQLDKNRIDDLIVGNAMPEAEQGLNVARLISLMGLQTDKVPGVTVNRYCASGSEAIAIASAKIQAGMADCIIAGGTESMSYIPMGGYKPVPETEVAKSNPDYYWGMGYTAEAVAKEYQISREQQDEFAFASHQKALKALAENRFADQIVPIPVEYTYLDEQQKLQTKTFDFKQDEGPRKDTSLEGLAKLRPVFANGGSVTAGNSSQMSDGAAFVIVMSEEMVKELGLEPEARLVSYATAGLEPRIMGMGPVYAIPKALKQAGLQLNDIELIELNEAFASQSVAIRNELNLNPEILNVNGGAIALGHPLGCTGTKLTVQLLDEMRKRDNKYGMVTMCVGTGQGAASIFELL; encoded by the coding sequence ATGAAAACAGCATATATTATTAAAGGTTTCAGAACTGCGGTGGGCAAAGCTCCCAAAGGAAGCCTGCGTTTTACAAGACCTGATGTGATGGCGGCTACCGTAATAGAACACCTGATGAAAGCCGTACCTCAGTTGGATAAAAACAGAATAGACGACCTTATCGTAGGCAATGCGATGCCCGAAGCCGAACAAGGGCTCAATGTGGCAAGGCTCATTTCCCTAATGGGGCTACAGACGGATAAAGTGCCTGGCGTTACCGTGAACCGTTATTGCGCTTCAGGCTCGGAGGCTATTGCTATTGCCTCGGCTAAAATACAAGCAGGAATGGCGGATTGCATCATCGCAGGAGGAACAGAATCCATGAGTTACATCCCTATGGGAGGCTATAAACCTGTGCCAGAAACAGAAGTTGCCAAATCTAACCCAGATTATTATTGGGGTATGGGCTACACTGCCGAGGCGGTTGCCAAAGAATATCAAATCAGCCGTGAGCAACAAGATGAATTCGCCTTTGCATCGCATCAAAAAGCACTAAAAGCCTTAGCCGAAAACCGTTTTGCGGATCAGATTGTGCCAATCCCTGTGGAATACACCTATTTAGATGAGCAACAAAAACTCCAGACCAAAACTTTTGATTTTAAACAAGATGAAGGCCCAAGAAAAGACACCTCGTTAGAAGGTTTGGCTAAACTTCGCCCTGTATTTGCCAATGGTGGCAGTGTAACGGCAGGAAACTCATCGCAAATGTCTGATGGCGCGGCTTTCGTTATCGTGATGTCAGAAGAGATGGTCAAGGAGCTGGGCTTAGAGCCAGAAGCACGCTTGGTTTCTTATGCTACGGCAGGTTTGGAACCTCGCATTATGGGGATGGGACCTGTTTATGCTATTCCAAAAGCGTTAAAACAAGCGGGCTTACAACTGAATGACATTGAACTTATTGAACTCAATGAAGCCTTTGCCTCACAGTCCGTTGCCATTCGTAACGAACTCAACCTCAATCCAGAAATTTTAAATGTGAATGGTGGAGCCATCGCTCTGGGGCATCCTCTGGGCTGTACAGGAACAAAACTCACCGTGCAACTCTTAGATGAAATGCGCAAACGCGACAACAAATACGGTATGGTAACCATGTGCGTGGGAACAGGACAAGGTGCTGCCAGCATTTTTGAATTATTATAA
- a CDS encoding 3-hydroxyacyl-CoA dehydrogenase/enoyl-CoA hydratase family protein: MKRRIKHITVLGSGIMGAGIAAHFANIGVEVLMLDIVPFELTDAEQKKGITKEDQAFRNRIATENLAKLKKASPALLYSPQFADRISVGNFEDDMPKIKNTDWIIEVVVERLDIKKSVYEQIEKYRQPGTLVSSNTSGIPIHLLTEGRSEDFKHYFAGTHFFNPVRYLPLLEIIPTADTLPEVVNFYMEYGAKFLGKTTVLAKDTPAFIANRIGVFSMMDLLHNVKKLGLSVSDVDKLTGPVIGRPKSATFRTADVVGLDTLVHVANGIRESGTETNDFNDVFQLPDYIQTMMDNQWLGSKSGQGFFKKVKNADGKSEILGLNLETLTYEAQEKTAFPTLELTKNIDQPIRRFKVLIDGKDKAGELYSLSLGALFAYVSHKVPEISDEIYKIDDAMRAGFGWENGPFEIWDAVGVQRGIELAKEAGYEVSDWVKQLASEGKTFYQINNEGHSTFFHQNEYQPIPGQEAFIILDNIRKNKTLWSNSGSAIQDLGDGIINFEIRSKMNSLGGEVLDGLNRAIDLAEKEYDGLVVANQGANFSVGANLAMILMMAIEQDWDDLNMAIAYFQKSMMRLRYSSIPTVVAPFGMTLGGGCEMTLHADRVVAAAETYIGLVEVGVGVIPGGGGTKEMTLRTMQQVHKDDVKNNRLRDAFMNIAMGKVATSAYEAFDMGILQHGKDFVVVNKNRQIAEAKKVAKLMAEQGYTQPIPQKVKVVGKDALGMFYVGTDQMLAGNYISEHDKKIADKLAYVMAGGALSEETWVTEQYLLNLERETFLQLCGERKTLERIQYMLQKGKPLRN; the protein is encoded by the coding sequence ATGAAAAGACGCATTAAACACATTACCGTATTAGGCTCAGGGATTATGGGCGCGGGCATTGCTGCACATTTTGCCAACATTGGCGTAGAGGTGCTGATGCTGGACATTGTCCCTTTTGAGCTCACTGATGCCGAGCAAAAAAAAGGCATCACCAAAGAAGATCAAGCTTTTAGAAACCGTATTGCAACGGAAAATTTGGCTAAACTCAAAAAAGCCAGTCCTGCACTACTCTACTCGCCTCAGTTTGCAGACCGCATTAGCGTAGGAAATTTTGAGGATGATATGCCAAAAATTAAAAATACCGATTGGATTATAGAAGTGGTGGTAGAGCGCTTAGATATCAAAAAATCGGTGTACGAGCAGATTGAAAAATACCGCCAGCCTGGCACTTTGGTGTCTTCCAACACTTCGGGGATTCCTATCCACCTCCTTACCGAGGGCAGAAGCGAGGATTTCAAACACTATTTCGCTGGTACCCACTTCTTTAATCCTGTGCGCTATCTCCCTCTATTAGAGATTATTCCAACGGCAGACACCCTGCCAGAAGTGGTCAACTTCTATATGGAATACGGGGCTAAGTTTTTAGGAAAAACGACCGTATTAGCCAAAGATACGCCCGCTTTCATTGCGAACAGAATTGGCGTTTTCAGTATGATGGATTTACTCCATAATGTTAAAAAACTCGGACTTTCGGTGTCTGATGTGGATAAATTAACAGGTCCTGTTATTGGGCGCCCTAAGTCGGCAACTTTCCGTACGGCAGATGTGGTGGGCTTAGACACCTTAGTCCATGTAGCCAATGGCATTCGAGAAAGTGGCACCGAAACCAATGATTTTAATGATGTTTTCCAACTGCCAGACTACATCCAAACGATGATGGATAACCAGTGGTTAGGCTCTAAATCTGGACAAGGCTTCTTCAAAAAAGTGAAAAACGCCGATGGAAAATCTGAAATTTTAGGTTTAAATCTGGAAACCCTCACCTATGAAGCTCAAGAGAAAACCGCCTTCCCAACTTTAGAATTGACCAAAAATATAGACCAACCGATTAGGCGTTTTAAAGTTCTTATTGATGGCAAAGACAAAGCTGGCGAGCTCTATAGCCTTTCATTAGGGGCGCTTTTTGCGTATGTGTCTCATAAAGTACCTGAGATTTCTGATGAAATTTATAAAATTGATGATGCTATGCGCGCAGGTTTCGGCTGGGAAAATGGACCTTTTGAAATTTGGGATGCCGTGGGCGTTCAGCGTGGTATAGAGTTAGCCAAAGAGGCTGGCTATGAAGTTTCCGATTGGGTAAAACAACTGGCAAGCGAAGGCAAAACTTTCTACCAAATCAATAATGAAGGGCATTCTACCTTCTTCCATCAGAACGAATATCAGCCTATTCCAGGGCAAGAGGCTTTCATCATTTTGGATAACATCCGAAAAAATAAAACCTTATGGAGCAACTCCGGCTCTGCCATTCAAGATTTAGGCGATGGCATTATCAACTTTGAAATTCGCTCTAAAATGAACTCCCTCGGTGGCGAAGTTTTAGATGGCTTAAACCGTGCGATAGACCTTGCAGAAAAGGAATATGATGGTTTAGTGGTTGCCAACCAAGGGGCTAATTTCTCCGTAGGAGCTAATTTAGCAATGATTCTGATGATGGCAATTGAGCAAGATTGGGATGACCTCAATATGGCAATTGCTTACTTCCAAAAATCAATGATGAGACTCCGTTATTCCTCTATCCCTACCGTGGTGGCGCCGTTTGGAATGACCCTTGGTGGCGGCTGCGAGATGACCCTCCACGCCGATCGTGTGGTGGCGGCGGCAGAGACTTATATCGGATTGGTAGAAGTAGGTGTGGGCGTGATCCCTGGCGGCGGCGGTACTAAGGAGATGACCCTAAGAACCATGCAACAAGTCCACAAAGATGATGTTAAAAACAACCGCTTGCGCGATGCCTTTATGAACATCGCAATGGGGAAAGTCGCTACTTCTGCCTACGAAGCCTTTGATATGGGCATCCTTCAGCACGGTAAAGATTTTGTAGTCGTAAATAAAAATAGACAAATTGCCGAAGCCAAAAAAGTAGCAAAACTAATGGCAGAACAAGGCTACACACAGCCTATTCCTCAGAAGGTTAAAGTAGTCGGCAAAGATGCATTAGGGATGTTCTATGTAGGCACAGACCAGATGTTGGCAGGAAACTACATCTCTGAACACGATAAAAAAATAGCGGATAAACTCGCTTATGTGATGGCTGGTGGTGCCCTCTCCGAGGAAACTTGGGTAACGGAACAGTACCTCCTCAACTTGGAGCGAGAGACCTTCCTTCAACTCTGTGGCGAGAGAAAAACCTTAGAGCGTATTCAGTATATGTTACAAAAAGGAAAACCACTAAGAAACTAA
- a CDS encoding MarR family winged helix-turn-helix transcriptional regulator codes for MEALNKVESIDLILKSTWLSVSKMYAEKAQEHQSTTVQALTLLKIDPKKGTRSTNLGPKMAIEPTSLTRIIKLLEDNGYIYKEKSATDKREVIIKLTPKGIESRNLSKKMVLAFNQSVIDHIAPEKLEIFKEVMKDISSIANELNCKK; via the coding sequence ATGGAAGCTCTCAACAAAGTAGAAAGCATTGATTTAATCCTAAAATCCACTTGGCTATCTGTGTCTAAAATGTACGCAGAGAAAGCCCAAGAACACCAATCTACCACGGTTCAGGCGCTCACCCTTTTGAAAATAGACCCTAAAAAAGGTACCCGAAGTACCAATTTGGGCCCCAAAATGGCGATAGAGCCTACATCTCTCACCAGAATTATCAAACTTTTGGAAGACAACGGCTATATTTATAAGGAAAAATCCGCCACGGATAAACGGGAAGTCATCATCAAACTTACCCCAAAAGGTATAGAGTCCAGAAATTTATCCAAAAAGATGGTATTGGCTTTTAATCAGTCTGTTATAGACCATATAGCGCCTGAGAAATTAGAAATTTTTAAAGAAGTGATGAAGGATATTTCCAGCATCGCTAACGAACTGAATTGTAAAAAATAA
- a CDS encoding ABC transporter ATP-binding protein, translating into MSNAPFLSIKNANIGYQQPLIEQVNAQIHQGEVVLMIGANGIGKTTLLKSLLKQIPFLNGQVYLNQNNLNKLDIKTLSKNIAVVWSKYQLPQHYTVRDLVALGKYVHYPYYFSLKPADEAEVMRIIQNLGLEMYVQQKLNTLSDGNLQKAFIGRALAQNTPMIILDEPTTYLDENNKISILKLLRNLAQKHHKTILFSSHDWRLAKEFSDQIWLIKEKKLYAGVVEDVLKAHAELTHFPTFHFSETFKAPNITAPDEERSLLLSLLRKNTAQDWSAYQFHYQNHHWQLHSSDGNWRNFKNFQEIKTFFNHLQK; encoded by the coding sequence ATGAGCAACGCCCCTTTTTTATCCATAAAAAATGCCAATATAGGCTACCAACAACCACTGATTGAGCAAGTGAACGCCCAAATCCATCAAGGCGAAGTGGTGCTGATGATTGGAGCAAACGGCATCGGCAAAACCACGCTTCTCAAATCTTTGCTGAAGCAAATACCATTTCTTAACGGGCAGGTTTATCTCAATCAAAATAACCTCAACAAACTGGATATAAAGACTTTGTCTAAAAACATAGCCGTAGTTTGGTCTAAATACCAACTGCCGCAACATTACACCGTGCGAGATTTGGTCGCCTTAGGGAAATATGTGCATTATCCTTATTATTTTAGCTTAAAACCAGCCGATGAGGCAGAAGTAATGCGCATTATCCAAAATTTAGGTTTAGAAATGTATGTCCAGCAAAAACTCAACACTTTATCTGATGGCAATCTTCAAAAAGCCTTTATCGGCAGGGCTTTGGCTCAAAATACCCCAATGATTATTTTAGATGAGCCCACCACTTATTTAGATGAAAATAATAAAATCAGCATTCTAAAATTATTGAGAAATCTGGCGCAGAAACACCACAAAACCATTTTATTTTCCTCCCACGATTGGCGCTTGGCTAAAGAATTTTCTGACCAAATATGGTTGATCAAAGAGAAAAAACTATACGCAGGGGTCGTGGAAGATGTATTAAAAGCCCACGCAGAACTTACCCACTTTCCGACTTTTCATTTCTCAGAAACCTTTAAAGCGCCCAACATTACCGCGCCAGATGAGGAACGCAGTCTATTACTCAGCTTACTTAGAAAAAATACAGCTCAAGATTGGTCTGCCTACCAGTTTCATTACCAAAATCACCACTGGCAACTGCATTCTTCAGATGGAAATTGGCGTAATTTCAAAAATTTTCAAGAAATAAAAACATTCTTTAATCATTTACAAAAATAA
- a CDS encoding FecCD family ABC transporter permease, whose translation MIVIIVNLNTGYLALSLPDFLQDTPHHTIAMLRVHRVLAMLFAGVAIPTAGFLLQEYFQNPLAGPSVLGISSVASLSVAVFIFFSHQWVLPEILQSGFMSITAILGSLGLMLILILYAHRFQDASFLIIFGFLVSALAGAIISFLQLYAENQSLKNYILWSFGANNQLDTYQIIILFSCMMLGLVFAFKSIKPLIGNSLGTAYAQSFGVNLKRLRLYIIIASSVLSASVTAFLGPILFIGIVVPHFSRMVFNPALLWQQWLLNMLIGILVLQIFSIISELMSMPLNVITSLFGIPVILTMMMKRKTT comes from the coding sequence ATGATTGTGATTATAGTCAATTTAAATACGGGTTATCTTGCGCTTAGCCTCCCTGATTTTCTGCAAGATACGCCACACCACACCATTGCGATGTTGCGTGTGCACCGCGTTTTAGCGATGTTGTTTGCAGGCGTTGCCATCCCCACTGCGGGCTTTTTATTGCAAGAATATTTTCAAAATCCACTGGCGGGACCTTCTGTTTTGGGCATTTCTTCTGTGGCGAGCCTTAGTGTGGCAGTTTTTATTTTTTTCTCGCACCAGTGGGTATTACCCGAGATTTTGCAAAGCGGTTTTATGAGCATTACCGCCATATTGGGCAGCTTGGGGCTTATGCTAATTTTGATCTTATACGCCCACCGATTTCAAGATGCTTCATTTCTGATTATTTTTGGCTTTTTGGTGTCGGCATTGGCGGGCGCTATCATTTCTTTTTTGCAATTGTATGCTGAGAATCAAAGTCTTAAAAATTATATTCTGTGGAGTTTTGGCGCTAATAATCAGCTGGATACTTACCAAATCATCATTTTATTCAGTTGTATGATGTTGGGGTTGGTTTTTGCGTTTAAAAGCATTAAACCGCTCATTGGCAATAGTTTAGGTACCGCTTATGCGCAGAGCTTTGGCGTTAATTTAAAGCGACTTAGGCTTTATATCATCATCGCTTCATCAGTACTTTCTGCCAGTGTTACCGCTTTTTTGGGACCTATTTTGTTCATCGGAATTGTGGTGCCTCATTTTAGCCGAATGGTGTTCAACCCTGCCTTACTTTGGCAACAGTGGCTCCTCAATATGCTGATTGGCATTTTGGTTTTGCAGATTTTTTCCATTATTTCCGAGTTGATGAGTATGCCGCTGAATGTAATCACTTCCCTTTTTGGCATTCCTGTGATTTTAACAATGATGATGAAGCGAAAAACCACCTAA
- a CDS encoding TlpA family protein disulfide reductase: MKKLVLGIALSLAVLSCNKKEEAATSEHTSVDTLTVAEPAASVALKEVSKAELSQLLQPKDNDTLYVTNFFATWCGPCMKEIPHFKEQMKALSGKPVRFTFISLDEKEDWDTKVKAFGEENGLSSHILLFDGKQLDDDFFKNHFKTWKGEGIPFTLIQKGKNSSETEGSMSAEELDKKLNAF; encoded by the coding sequence ATGAAAAAATTAGTTTTAGGCATCGCCTTATCTTTAGCCGTATTAAGTTGTAACAAAAAAGAGGAAGCTGCGACCTCTGAACACACCAGCGTAGACACGCTAACCGTAGCGGAGCCCGCTGCTTCTGTGGCTTTAAAGGAAGTTAGTAAAGCGGAACTCAGCCAGCTCCTACAGCCTAAGGACAATGATACGCTCTATGTGACCAACTTTTTTGCCACTTGGTGCGGACCTTGTATGAAAGAAATTCCTCATTTTAAAGAGCAAATGAAGGCATTGAGCGGTAAGCCTGTGCGGTTTACCTTCATCAGCTTAGATGAAAAGGAAGATTGGGACACCAAGGTGAAAGCTTTTGGCGAAGAAAATGGGCTTTCATCACACATTTTACTATTTGATGGCAAGCAATTAGATGATGATTTTTTCAAAAATCACTTTAAAACTTGGAAAGGCGAAGGCATTCCGTTCACATTGATTCAGAAAGGCAAAAACAGTAGCGAAACCGAAGGCAGTATGAGTGCCGAAGAACTCGATAAAAAACTCAACGCTTTTTAA
- a CDS encoding 2Fe-2S iron-sulfur cluster-binding protein, with translation MSEINKSIEPDFKGLKIIKKRQLSKNVFLLGLQPPEGVVHPFQSGQYLRLQHRGVQRDYSLVSAPYEGTWDIALKINHEASFAADINRNYQVGDEILSTMPMGRFVLADKPNEKRTILGFAGGIGITPIISHLKHILYTESGTRFFLFYANKTKADAVFVEDLTALKAQYGERLEVYQFYSQEETHPFFFGRINEKKIELIINQLLHLDEDDEESTIWDAVDEILICGPGAMIKDIATACYNNGMRKKNIHFELFASFNESIFPEDQHYPLVENIRVQWQLNKEKSPVVRLKNNKAKLLQQLLDLGYALPYSCKSGICGACRCILEKGEVEMSDNEYLTDKEIQQGEILTCVSTVLSDDIQLNFDLV, from the coding sequence ATGAGTGAGATTAACAAAAGTATAGAACCTGATTTTAAAGGGCTAAAAATAATCAAAAAAAGGCAATTATCCAAAAATGTGTTTTTGCTGGGGCTGCAACCGCCTGAGGGCGTGGTACATCCTTTCCAATCTGGGCAATATTTAAGACTACAGCATAGAGGCGTTCAGCGGGATTATAGCTTGGTTTCGGCGCCATATGAAGGCACTTGGGACATCGCTTTAAAAATCAATCACGAGGCATCTTTTGCGGCAGACATCAACCGAAATTACCAAGTTGGCGATGAAATCTTGAGCACGATGCCGATGGGGAGATTTGTGCTGGCGGATAAACCTAATGAAAAACGCACTATTTTAGGCTTTGCGGGCGGCATTGGCATTACACCGATTATCTCGCATCTTAAACACATCCTCTATACGGAAAGCGGCACGCGTTTTTTTCTGTTCTATGCCAATAAAACCAAGGCTGATGCTGTATTTGTGGAAGATTTAACCGCTCTGAAAGCTCAATATGGCGAGCGTTTAGAAGTTTATCAATTCTATTCTCAAGAAGAAACGCATCCTTTCTTTTTTGGGCGAATTAACGAGAAGAAAATAGAACTCATCATCAACCAATTGCTTCATTTAGATGAGGATGACGAGGAATCTACCATTTGGGATGCTGTGGATGAAATCCTGATCTGCGGTCCTGGCGCGATGATTAAGGACATCGCTACCGCTTGCTACAATAATGGAATGAGGAAGAAAAATATTCATTTTGAACTGTTTGCGAGTTTTAACGAGAGCATTTTCCCAGAAGACCAGCACTATCCTTTGGTGGAGAACATCCGTGTGCAGTGGCAGCTTAACAAAGAAAAAAGCCCTGTGGTTCGTTTAAAAAACAACAAAGCCAAACTCCTGCAACAGCTGTTAGATTTAGGCTATGCGTTGCCTTATTCTTGTAAGTCAGGGATTTGTGGCGCCTGCCGATGCATTTTAGAAAAAGGCGAAGTGGAGATGTCTGATAACGAATATCTTACGGATAAAGAGATTCAGCAAGGGGAAATTTTGACCTGCGTCTCCACGGTGTTGTCAGATGATATACAACTTAATTTTGATTTGGTTTGA
- a CDS encoding SanA/YdcF family protein, whose amino-acid sequence MRPILKITITLAELVVLLMLFANVWVYALTNGRTYNKVSKIPERRAALVLGTSPKMRSGVANPYFTKRMEAVSALYHYGKIETIIVSGEKSPYYDEPRAMKDYLVNTERIPEHIIIEDPKGYSTKESIERCKNIYQYREVIIISQGFHTLRALFFARNLQMNALAFEAQDVTKPESYYRNHLREFLARVQAVVYFVLGKA is encoded by the coding sequence ATGCGCCCTATTTTAAAAATCACGATAACCCTTGCAGAGCTGGTGGTTCTTCTGATGCTCTTTGCGAATGTTTGGGTGTATGCGCTCACCAATGGACGCACTTATAATAAAGTCAGCAAAATCCCTGAGCGCCGCGCCGCCTTAGTGTTGGGCACCTCGCCGAAGATGCGTTCTGGGGTGGCTAATCCTTATTTTACCAAGCGGATGGAAGCCGTTTCGGCGCTGTACCATTATGGCAAGATAGAAACGATTATCGTTAGTGGCGAGAAAAGCCCCTATTACGATGAGCCTCGTGCTATGAAGGATTATTTGGTTAATACCGAGCGTATTCCAGAGCATATTATTATAGAAGATCCCAAAGGCTACAGCACAAAGGAAAGCATAGAACGATGCAAAAATATTTACCAATACCGTGAGGTTATCATTATCTCCCAAGGTTTCCACACGCTGCGGGCATTGTTTTTTGCACGAAATCTTCAAATGAACGCCTTAGCCTTTGAAGCACAAGATGTTACCAAACCCGAAAGCTACTATCGCAACCACCTCCGAGAGTTTTTAGCACGCGTACAAGCGGTGGTGTATTTTGTTTTAGGCAAAGCATAA
- a CDS encoding S46 family peptidase has protein sequence MIKKHFLLSSLILPAAMAFAQQYGGMWMPTELNEKEMKELGMKISAKDIFNPEKPSIKDAVVQYDGGCTAEIISPKGLLLTNHHCGYSEIQAHSTLENDYLKNGFWASNMSEELPNPGVTVDFIVDIKNVTQEVLQGNPNLSEAQIKQNIESVKKSLKKEDYQHIIIKSVYYGNQYYAYIIETFKDIRLVGAPPSSIGKFGSDTDNWVWPRHTGDFSMFRIYADKNNKPAEYSKDNVPYQPKHFLPISIKDKKENDFTFVFGFPGRTQEYLPAIAVEKIMQEIDPAMIAVRAVALKTLDEKMRTDDATRIKYASKYASVANYWKKWIGEVEGLKKSKAVEKKKNYEAQLSQKNPAIKNTIDQLNKLYNAQAPYALNRAYFNELLRNAETLKLADYYLNYLAAVEKGETVSPKLTNLLKGIYKNYDGELDAKVTAKLLALYANKIPQQFLPSELESFKNEESNLTTIENWSKNSIITGRKALNNADAVSNLDALFAQPEALKSVLDQDPFIQLIKVIKGTYLDKVAPQYTQYQTQIDAQLKTFMAELMATDKDRKFFPDANSTLRVTYGKVAGSNPRDAVYYGYQTHLPGIMEKYIPGDYEFDVPQKLIQLYNTKNYGVYKDKTGEVPVNFTATNHTTGGNSGSPALDAYGNLVGLNFDRQWEGTMSDINYDPKFSRNIMVDTKYILFIIDKYANAQWLLDEMKIVK, from the coding sequence ATGATCAAGAAACATTTTTTACTATCATCCCTTATTTTGCCTGCCGCTATGGCTTTCGCCCAGCAATATGGCGGTATGTGGATGCCTACGGAGCTCAACGAAAAAGAAATGAAAGAACTGGGAATGAAAATCTCAGCAAAGGATATTTTTAACCCAGAAAAGCCCAGTATAAAAGATGCCGTAGTGCAGTACGACGGCGGTTGTACAGCGGAAATCATCTCGCCAAAGGGACTCCTCCTCACCAACCACCACTGCGGCTATAGCGAAATCCAAGCCCACTCCACTTTAGAAAACGACTATCTGAAAAATGGATTTTGGGCAAGCAATATGAGCGAAGAACTGCCCAACCCTGGCGTAACGGTAGACTTCATCGTGGATATTAAAAATGTAACGCAAGAGGTGCTTCAGGGCAATCCCAACCTCTCCGAAGCTCAGATTAAACAAAATATAGAATCCGTAAAAAAATCGCTAAAAAAAGAAGATTATCAGCATATTATTATAAAATCTGTGTATTACGGCAACCAATATTACGCTTATATCATTGAAACCTTTAAAGACATCAGACTGGTAGGAGCACCGCCTTCCTCCATCGGAAAGTTTGGTAGCGATACCGACAATTGGGTGTGGCCAAGGCATACGGGCGACTTCTCTATGTTCAGAATTTATGCCGATAAAAACAACAAACCTGCCGAATATTCTAAGGACAATGTACCGTATCAACCTAAGCATTTCCTCCCTATTTCCATTAAGGATAAAAAGGAAAATGACTTCACTTTTGTCTTCGGTTTTCCTGGGAGAACGCAAGAATATCTGCCTGCTATTGCGGTAGAAAAGATTATGCAGGAGATAGACCCCGCAATGATTGCCGTGCGTGCCGTTGCCCTAAAAACTTTAGATGAAAAAATGCGCACCGATGATGCCACACGCATTAAATACGCCTCTAAATACGCTTCTGTAGCCAATTATTGGAAAAAATGGATCGGCGAAGTGGAAGGGCTTAAAAAATCTAAAGCCGTAGAGAAAAAGAAAAACTACGAGGCGCAATTGAGCCAGAAAAATCCAGCCATCAAAAACACCATAGACCAGCTGAACAAGCTCTACAACGCCCAAGCGCCTTATGCCCTTAACCGTGCCTACTTCAACGAATTGCTAAGAAATGCCGAAACGCTAAAATTAGCCGACTACTACCTCAACTATTTAGCGGCGGTAGAAAAAGGCGAAACCGTTTCTCCAAAGTTAACTAACCTACTCAAAGGCATTTACAAAAATTACGATGGCGAGTTAGATGCCAAAGTTACCGCTAAACTTTTAGCGCTCTACGCCAACAAAATTCCACAACAGTTTTTGCCATCGGAATTGGAAAGCTTTAAAAACGAAGAAAGCAACCTGACCACCATAGAAAATTGGAGCAAAAACTCCATCATCACAGGCAGAAAAGCCCTCAACAATGCCGATGCTGTGTCTAATTTAGACGCCTTATTTGCACAACCCGAAGCGTTAAAATCGGTGCTGGATCAGGATCCATTTATCCAACTTATTAAGGTAATCAAAGGAACTTATTTGGACAAAGTGGCACCACAATACACTCAGTATCAAACCCAAATTGATGCCCAGCTCAAAACCTTTATGGCAGAACTGATGGCGACCGACAAGGACCGAAAATTCTTCCCTGATGCCAACTCTACGCTCAGAGTAACTTATGGCAAAGTGGCAGGCTCCAACCCTCGAGATGCCGTGTATTACGGCTACCAAACCCACCTGCCAGGCATTATGGAGAAGTACATTCCAGGGGATTACGAATTTGATGTGCCTCAAAAACTCATCCAACTCTACAACACCAAAAACTACGGCGTTTATAAGGACAAAACCGGAGAAGTGCCCGTGAACTTCACGGCGACCAACCACACCACTGGGGGCAATTCTGGAAGTCCAGCGTTGGACGCCTACGGCAACTTGGTGGGACTCAACTTTGACCGACAGTGGGAAGGCACGATGAGCGACATCAACTACGATCCAAAATTCAGCCGTAATATTATGGTGGATACTAAGTATATTCTCTTCATCATCGATAAATACGCCAACGCCCAATGGCTCTTAGATGAAATGAAAATCGTGAAATAA